In Streptomyces longhuiensis, the following proteins share a genomic window:
- a CDS encoding SAM-dependent methyltransferase, with product MERPAWAPQGIDISVPSVSRIYDYYLGGSHNFEVDREAARKAMEFMPGLPKIMQANRAFMRRAVRYAVREGVTQFLDIGSGIPTFGNVHEVAQAADSEARVVYVDHDPVAVAHSRAVLEGNDRAAVVTADLRKPREILAAPEVGELLDLDKPVALLLVAVLHFVEDADDPQRAVAELRDALAPGSLLIVTHAAYEGIPVPAARAAGTVDVYKNIRNPLIMRSREEIARFFEGYEMVEPGLVQMPDWRPESAPADEDPYAFSGCAGVGRKA from the coding sequence ATGGAGCGTCCCGCCTGGGCCCCTCAGGGCATCGACATCTCGGTGCCCAGCGTGTCCCGGATCTACGACTACTACCTGGGCGGTTCGCACAACTTCGAGGTGGACCGGGAGGCGGCCCGCAAGGCGATGGAGTTCATGCCGGGGCTCCCGAAGATCATGCAGGCGAATCGTGCCTTCATGCGCCGGGCGGTGCGTTACGCGGTCCGGGAGGGCGTCACCCAGTTCCTGGACATCGGATCCGGAATCCCCACCTTCGGCAACGTCCACGAGGTGGCCCAGGCAGCCGACTCCGAAGCGCGCGTCGTGTACGTCGACCACGACCCGGTCGCCGTCGCGCACAGCCGGGCCGTCCTGGAGGGCAACGACCGCGCGGCCGTCGTGACCGCCGACCTGCGCAAGCCCCGGGAGATCCTGGCGGCACCCGAGGTCGGTGAACTCCTCGACCTGGACAAGCCGGTCGCCCTGCTCCTCGTCGCCGTCCTGCACTTCGTCGAGGACGCCGACGACCCGCAGCGCGCCGTCGCCGAACTGCGGGACGCCCTCGCGCCCGGCAGCCTCCTGATCGTCACGCACGCCGCGTACGAGGGCATCCCCGTGCCCGCCGCGCGCGCCGCCGGCACGGTCGACGTGTACAAGAACATCCGCAACCCGCTGATCATGCGCTCGCGCGAGGAGATCGCGCGGTTCTTCGAGGGATACGAGATGGTGGAACCCGGACTCGTGCAGATGCCCGACTGGCGGCCGGAGAGCGCGCCCGCGGACGAGGATCCCTATGCCTTCTCGGGCTGCGCCGGCGTGGGGCGCAAGGCGTGA
- a CDS encoding putative bifunctional diguanylate cyclase/phosphodiesterase, translated as MSGEPDGPEDRLRRFATIWSRAIFPVTATSLTRVEFEKELTPLARRLRDALGERALDAPAAQAVGAALIGVHCTDPEALTRTLDVVDAYLVLYCRPDEDRREDELRARCARLQHAVAAGFAQALRERTLVEQEAISRAALSARSAVAEALHASEARFRAVFHGAAIGIGIADLEGTVLEANDALVRMFGGAENLVRGRNVVEWTHPDDAPHVWRLYEELVRGEREHYRVEKAFYRPDGTALWTNLTVSLLRDADGVPQYQLALMEDTTERRLLNLRLRYEATHDALTGLPNRTLFFERLEKALAAGDGMRFGLCYLDLDGFKTINDSLGHAAGDRLLVEVADRLQGCATAPGEMVARLGGDEFVALTTGRDTAAEVDDLAGRIMHALAAPIRIDGRELTVRGSIGIVEGPAAGERSPAEVLRSADITMYRAKSAGGNRYELADPEADARAITRHGLTTALPAALERAEFFIEYQPLVRLGDGSVRGAEALVRWLHPQHGVLGPDQFIPLAEDTGLIVPLGRWVLEESVRQARVWQERYEDAGPLRINVNLSPMQLTHPGLVSDTVDILERFGLEPGALCLEVTESALIGADDDLLKPLRRLAEMGVDIALDDFGTGYSNLANLRRLPVSVLKLDRSFTQGMQRFPADPVDLKIVEGIVALAHSLDLSVTVEGVETGAQAEQLRHLGCDTAQGWYYARPGPPDRLHELALCDATG; from the coding sequence GTGAGCGGCGAACCGGACGGGCCCGAGGACAGACTGCGCAGGTTCGCCACCATCTGGAGCCGGGCGATCTTCCCGGTGACGGCGACCTCCCTCACCCGGGTCGAGTTCGAGAAGGAACTCACGCCGCTCGCACGGCGGTTGCGGGACGCGCTCGGCGAGCGGGCCCTGGACGCGCCCGCGGCCCAGGCCGTCGGCGCGGCCCTGATCGGCGTGCACTGCACCGACCCCGAGGCGCTCACCCGCACCCTCGACGTCGTCGACGCCTACCTCGTCCTGTACTGCCGTCCCGACGAGGACCGGCGCGAGGACGAGCTGCGGGCGCGCTGCGCACGGCTCCAGCACGCCGTCGCGGCCGGTTTCGCCCAGGCCCTGCGCGAGCGGACCCTCGTCGAGCAGGAGGCCATCTCGCGGGCGGCCCTGAGCGCGCGCAGCGCGGTCGCCGAGGCCCTGCACGCGAGCGAGGCCCGGTTCCGCGCGGTGTTCCACGGCGCGGCCATCGGCATCGGCATAGCCGACCTCGAGGGCACGGTCCTGGAGGCCAACGACGCGCTGGTGCGCATGTTCGGCGGCGCCGAGAACCTGGTGCGCGGCCGCAACGTCGTCGAGTGGACCCACCCCGACGACGCCCCGCACGTGTGGCGCCTGTACGAGGAGCTGGTGCGCGGCGAGCGCGAGCACTACCGCGTGGAGAAGGCGTTCTACCGCCCCGACGGCACCGCCCTGTGGACGAACCTGACCGTCTCCCTCCTGCGGGACGCCGACGGAGTGCCGCAGTACCAGCTGGCGCTCATGGAGGACACCACCGAGCGCCGCCTCCTGAACCTGCGACTGCGCTACGAGGCCACCCACGACGCGCTCACCGGACTCCCCAACAGGACGCTGTTCTTCGAGCGCCTGGAGAAGGCGCTCGCGGCCGGTGACGGCATGCGCTTCGGCCTGTGCTACCTCGACCTCGACGGCTTCAAGACCATCAACGACAGCCTCGGCCACGCGGCGGGCGACCGGCTCCTCGTCGAGGTCGCCGACCGGCTCCAGGGCTGCGCCACCGCGCCCGGCGAGATGGTGGCGAGGCTCGGCGGCGACGAGTTCGTCGCGCTGACCACCGGCCGGGACACCGCGGCCGAGGTCGACGACCTCGCCGGACGCATCATGCACGCGCTGGCCGCCCCCATCCGGATCGACGGGCGCGAGCTGACCGTGCGCGGCTCCATCGGCATCGTGGAGGGGCCCGCGGCGGGCGAGCGCAGTCCCGCGGAGGTGCTGCGCAGCGCCGACATCACCATGTACCGCGCCAAGTCGGCGGGCGGCAACCGCTACGAGCTCGCCGACCCCGAGGCCGACGCGCGTGCCATCACCCGCCACGGCCTCACGACCGCGCTGCCCGCGGCCCTGGAGCGCGCCGAGTTCTTCATCGAGTACCAGCCGCTCGTGCGTCTCGGCGACGGCAGCGTGCGGGGCGCCGAGGCGCTCGTGCGGTGGCTGCATCCGCAGCACGGTGTGCTCGGCCCCGACCAGTTCATCCCGCTCGCCGAGGACACCGGACTCATCGTGCCGCTCGGGCGCTGGGTCCTGGAGGAGTCCGTGCGCCAGGCCCGGGTCTGGCAGGAGCGTTACGAGGACGCCGGGCCCCTGCGCATCAACGTGAACCTGTCCCCGATGCAGCTCACCCACCCGGGCCTCGTCTCCGACACCGTCGACATCCTGGAGCGTTTCGGACTCGAACCCGGCGCGCTCTGCCTCGAGGTGACCGAGTCGGCGCTGATCGGCGCCGACGACGATCTCCTCAAGCCGTTGCGGCGCCTCGCCGAGATGGGCGTGGACATCGCGCTCGACGACTTCGGTACCGGCTACTCGAACCTCGCGAACCTGCGCCGGCTCCCGGTGAGCGTCCTCAAGCTGGACCGCTCCTTCACGCAGGGCATGCAGCGGTTCCCCGCCGACCCCGTCGACCTGAAGATCGTCGAGGGGATCGTCGCGCTCGCGCACAGCCTCGACCTCTCGGTCACGGTGGAGGGCGTGGAGACGGGCGCGCAGGCCGAGCAGCTGCGCCACCTGGGCTGCGACACCGCGCAGGGCTGGTACTACGCCCGCCCGGGCCCGCCGGACCGCCTGCACGAGCTCGCCCTGTGCGACGCGACGGGGTGA
- a CDS encoding VOC family protein — MVIRWVYAFVDRPEAYFGAACGFWTRVTGTRLSAPRGERDEFVTLLPDGSADPYLKAQAVTGTGGAHLDFAVDDLARTTGLARRLGATPVHTEDGLEVLRSPGGQLFCLVPWSGEHRRPAPVTAPDGSTSRLDQVCVDLAPAVYEAEIDFWTTFTGWASAPGTLPEFHVLRPPANLPIRILLQRLDEARPTGAHLDLACDNIEAIRAWHETLGATLQSQGPHWQVLRDPAGNTYCLTARSPETGTLPAP, encoded by the coding sequence CTGGTGATCCGCTGGGTGTACGCCTTCGTCGACCGGCCGGAGGCGTACTTCGGGGCGGCCTGCGGCTTCTGGACGCGGGTCACGGGGACGCGGCTGTCCGCGCCCCGCGGCGAACGCGACGAGTTCGTGACGCTGCTGCCGGACGGCTCCGCCGATCCGTACCTGAAGGCGCAGGCGGTCACCGGCACCGGAGGCGCACACCTGGACTTCGCGGTGGACGATCTCGCCCGGACGACGGGCCTGGCGCGACGCCTCGGCGCGACGCCCGTCCACACGGAGGACGGCTTGGAGGTCCTGCGCTCACCCGGTGGCCAGCTGTTCTGTCTGGTCCCGTGGTCCGGCGAGCACCGGCGCCCCGCCCCGGTCACGGCCCCCGACGGGTCGACGAGCCGCCTGGACCAGGTCTGCGTCGACCTGGCCCCGGCGGTGTACGAGGCGGAGATCGACTTCTGGACGACCTTCACCGGATGGGCCTCGGCGCCGGGCACGCTCCCGGAGTTCCACGTGCTGCGTCCGCCGGCGAACCTCCCGATCCGCATCCTGCTCCAACGCCTGGACGAGGCCCGCCCCACGGGCGCACACCTGGACCTGGCCTGCGACAACATCGAGGCGATCAGAGCCTGGCACGAAACCCTGGGCGCAACCCTGCAGTCCCAGGGCCCCCACTGGCAGGTCCTGCGAGACCCCGCAGGCAACACCTACTGCCTAACGGCAAGATCCCCAGAAACGGGCACCCTCCCGGCCCCGTAA
- a CDS encoding LysR family transcriptional regulator, protein MQFQQLQYFVAVAETRHFTRAAEVVHVAQPSLSQQIRSLERELGADLFLRARGNITLTDAGEALLPLARRILADADTARQEVHELAQLKSGRVRLGATPSLCTGLLPDVLRTFHDRYPGIRLMIEEGGSHDLVRELARGALDLALVVLPLPAPAPALTTVELLREDLVVVSSPDAPRPGRGRSVRISDLEGERLVMFRHGYDLRELTVAACRAEGFEPDFAVEGGEMDAVLGFVRAGLGVAVVPHMVATRVGADLRVTPLARPGLHRTIALAHRSDVAPPRAARELQRMLLERG, encoded by the coding sequence ATGCAGTTCCAGCAGCTCCAGTACTTTGTCGCGGTCGCCGAGACCCGGCACTTCACCCGGGCCGCCGAAGTGGTCCATGTCGCCCAGCCGTCGCTGTCCCAGCAGATCCGGTCCCTGGAGCGGGAGCTGGGCGCGGATCTCTTCCTGCGCGCCCGCGGGAACATCACGCTCACCGACGCGGGCGAGGCCCTCCTTCCGCTGGCCCGCCGCATCCTCGCCGACGCGGACACGGCCCGGCAGGAGGTGCACGAGCTGGCGCAGCTCAAGAGCGGCCGGGTGCGGCTCGGTGCCACGCCCTCACTGTGCACCGGCCTGCTGCCCGATGTGCTGCGCACCTTCCACGACCGGTATCCCGGCATCCGCCTGATGATCGAGGAGGGCGGCTCCCACGACCTCGTACGCGAACTCGCGCGCGGCGCGCTGGATCTGGCGCTCGTGGTGCTTCCGCTGCCCGCGCCGGCGCCCGCGCTGACGACGGTGGAGCTGCTGCGGGAGGATCTGGTGGTCGTGTCGTCGCCGGACGCGCCGCGGCCAGGACGGGGGCGGTCCGTGCGCATTTCCGATCTTGAGGGTGAGCGCCTTGTGATGTTCCGGCACGGCTATGACCTGCGGGAACTGACCGTTGCCGCGTGCCGGGCGGAGGGGTTCGAGCCGGATTTCGCGGTGGAGGGCGGGGAGATGGACGCCGTCCTTGGATTCGTGCGGGCGGGGCTCGGGGTGGCCGTCGTGCCGCATATGGTCGCGACGCGGGTGGGGGCCGATCTGCGGGTGACTCCGCTGGCCCGTCCCGGGCTGCACCGGACCATTGCGCTGGCCCATCGCAGCGATGTGGCTCCGCCTCGGGCTGCACGTGAGTTGCAGCGGATGCTTTTGGAGCGGGGTTGA
- a CDS encoding succinate dehydrogenase, which translates to MAVSGLIMLLYLVVHMIGNLKIFFGSGEFNHYAHWLRTVGEPFMHYEWTLWLVRVVLVVAVVAHATSAYQLSRRDIKARPAKYVHKKARSSYATRTMRWGGIILALFIVWHILDLTTGTAHPGGFQSGHPYQNVIDTFSTWYGNVVYIVAMLALGLHVQHGFWSAAQTLGVGSATRDRVLKTIANVLALLLTAGFIAVPVGVMTGVVS; encoded by the coding sequence ATGGCCGTGAGCGGCCTGATCATGCTGCTCTACTTGGTCGTCCACATGATCGGCAACCTGAAGATCTTCTTCGGGTCGGGCGAGTTCAACCACTACGCCCACTGGCTGCGCACCGTCGGTGAGCCGTTCATGCACTACGAGTGGACGCTGTGGCTCGTCCGCGTCGTGCTCGTGGTCGCGGTCGTCGCGCACGCCACGTCCGCGTACCAGCTGAGCCGCCGCGACATCAAGGCCCGCCCGGCCAAGTACGTGCACAAGAAGGCCCGTTCGAGCTACGCCACGCGCACCATGCGCTGGGGCGGCATCATCCTCGCGCTGTTCATCGTGTGGCACATCCTCGACCTGACGACCGGCACCGCGCACCCGGGCGGCTTCCAGTCGGGCCACCCGTACCAGAACGTGATCGACACCTTCTCCACCTGGTACGGCAACGTCGTCTACATCGTCGCGATGCTCGCCCTCGGCCTGCACGTCCAGCACGGCTTCTGGAGCGCGGCGCAGACCCTCGGCGTGGGCAGCGCGACCCGCGACCGCGTCCTGAAGACCATCGCCAATGTTCTCGCGCTGCTGCTCACGGCCGGCTTCATTGCCGTACCCGTGGGCGTCATGACCGGAGTGGTGAGCTGA
- a CDS encoding fumarate reductase/succinate dehydrogenase flavoprotein subunit, producing the protein MNSYAEYATGEPVVDTKAPEGPVNERWDTRRFEAKLVNPANRRKHTVIVVGTGLAGGSAGATLAEQGYHVVQFCYQDSPRRAHSIAAQGGINAAKNYRNDGDSVHRLFYDTVKGGDFRARESNVHRLAQISVEIIDQCVAQGVPFAREYGGLLDTRSFGGVQVSRTFYARGQTGQQLLLGAYQALSRQIAAGNIEMHARTEMLDVIVVDGKARGIVARDLITGKIDTYFADAVVLASGGYGNVFYLSTNAMNSNATAVWRAHRRGAYFANPCFTQIHPTCIPRTGDHQSKLTLMSESLRNDGRIWVPKAKGDDRPANKIPEDERDYYLERIYPSFGNLVPRDIASRAAKNVCDEGRGVGPGGQGVYLDFADAISRMGKKAVEEKYGNLFDMYARITAENPYEVPMRIYPAVHYTMGGLWVDYDLQTTIPGLFAVGEANFSDHGANRLGASALMQGLADGYFVLPSTINDYLARNPHHDEVSAEHPVVQEVLAETEDRINLLLAVDGDRTPDSFHRELGELMWEFCGMARTEEGLRKALDRIPQIREEFWRRIKVPGTGEEFNQSLEKANRIVDYLELAELMCLDALHRAESCGGHFREESQTPDGEAARRDEEFSYAAAWEFTATGDAPVLHKEDLVFEYVHPTQRSYA; encoded by the coding sequence ATGAATTCCTACGCGGAGTACGCGACCGGTGAGCCGGTCGTCGACACCAAGGCCCCCGAGGGCCCCGTCAACGAGCGCTGGGACACCCGCCGCTTCGAGGCGAAGCTGGTCAACCCGGCCAACCGCCGCAAGCACACCGTGATCGTCGTCGGCACCGGCCTGGCCGGCGGCTCCGCGGGCGCCACGCTCGCCGAACAGGGCTACCACGTCGTCCAGTTCTGCTACCAGGACTCCCCGCGCCGCGCCCACTCGATCGCCGCACAGGGTGGCATCAACGCCGCGAAGAACTACCGCAACGACGGCGACTCCGTCCACCGCCTGTTCTACGACACCGTCAAGGGCGGCGACTTCCGCGCCCGCGAGTCGAACGTCCACCGCCTCGCGCAGATCTCCGTCGAGATCATCGACCAGTGCGTCGCCCAGGGCGTCCCGTTCGCCCGCGAGTACGGCGGCCTGCTCGACACCCGCTCCTTCGGTGGCGTCCAGGTCTCCCGTACGTTCTACGCCCGCGGCCAGACGGGCCAGCAGCTCCTCCTCGGCGCTTACCAGGCGCTGTCCCGGCAGATCGCCGCCGGGAACATCGAGATGCACGCCCGCACCGAGATGCTCGACGTGATCGTCGTCGACGGCAAGGCCCGCGGCATCGTCGCCCGCGACCTGATCACCGGGAAGATCGACACGTACTTCGCCGACGCCGTCGTCCTCGCCTCCGGCGGCTACGGCAACGTCTTCTACCTGTCGACGAACGCCATGAACTCCAACGCGACCGCCGTGTGGCGGGCGCACCGGCGCGGCGCCTACTTCGCCAACCCGTGCTTCACCCAGATCCACCCCACGTGCATCCCGCGCACCGGCGACCACCAGTCGAAGCTGACGCTGATGAGCGAGTCGCTGCGCAACGACGGCCGGATCTGGGTCCCGAAGGCCAAGGGCGACGACCGCCCGGCGAACAAGATCCCCGAGGACGAGCGCGACTACTACCTGGAGCGCATCTACCCGTCCTTCGGCAACCTCGTGCCCCGCGACATCGCCTCGCGCGCCGCGAAGAACGTGTGCGACGAGGGCAGGGGCGTGGGCCCCGGCGGCCAGGGCGTGTACCTGGACTTCGCCGACGCGATCAGCCGCATGGGCAAGAAGGCCGTCGAGGAGAAGTACGGCAACCTCTTCGACATGTACGCGCGGATCACCGCGGAGAACCCCTACGAGGTGCCCATGCGGATCTACCCCGCCGTGCACTACACGATGGGCGGCCTGTGGGTCGACTACGACCTCCAGACCACGATCCCGGGCCTGTTCGCGGTCGGCGAGGCGAACTTCTCCGACCACGGCGCCAACCGCCTGGGCGCGAGCGCGCTCATGCAGGGGCTGGCCGACGGCTACTTCGTGCTTCCGTCGACCATCAACGACTATCTCGCGCGCAACCCCCACCACGATGAGGTGAGCGCCGAACACCCCGTCGTCCAGGAGGTGCTGGCCGAGACCGAGGACCGGATCAACCTCCTCCTCGCCGTCGACGGCGACCGCACCCCCGACTCCTTCCACCGTGAACTCGGCGAACTCATGTGGGAGTTCTGCGGCATGGCCCGTACGGAAGAAGGCCTGCGCAAGGCCCTCGACCGGATCCCGCAGATCCGTGAGGAGTTCTGGCGCCGCATCAAGGTGCCGGGCACCGGCGAGGAGTTCAACCAGTCGCTGGAGAAGGCCAACCGCATCGTCGACTACCTGGAGCTCGCCGAGCTCATGTGCCTCGACGCCCTGCACCGCGCCGAGTCCTGCGGCGGCCACTTCCGCGAGGAGTCCCAGACCCCGGACGGCGAGGCCGCCCGCCGTGACGAGGAGTTCTCCTACGCGGCCGCCTGGGAGTTCACCGCCACCGGCGACGCCCCCGTCCTGCACAAGGAAGACCTCGTCTTCGAGTACGTCCACCCCACTCAGCGGAGCTACGCATGA
- a CDS encoding succinate dehydrogenase/fumarate reductase iron-sulfur subunit has product MKLTLRVWRQKNADAEGAMSTYDVDGISQDMSFLEMLDTLNEELILKGDDPVAFDHDCREGICGACSLVINGDAHGPERTTTCQLHMRSFQDGDTIDIEPWRASAFPVVKDLVVDRTAFDRIIQAGGYISAPTGAAPEAHATPVPKPDADFAFEHAECIGCGACVAACPNGSAMLFTSAKVNHLNVLPQGAPERETRVLDMVGQMDAEGFGGCTLTGECATACPKGIPLPSIAAMNKEWLRATRKVSR; this is encoded by the coding sequence ATGAAGCTCACCCTGCGCGTCTGGCGCCAGAAGAACGCCGACGCCGAAGGCGCCATGTCCACGTACGACGTGGACGGAATCTCGCAGGACATGTCGTTCCTGGAGATGCTCGACACGCTCAACGAGGAGCTCATCCTCAAGGGCGACGACCCCGTCGCGTTCGACCACGACTGCCGTGAGGGCATCTGCGGGGCCTGCTCCCTCGTCATCAACGGCGACGCGCACGGCCCCGAGCGGACCACGACCTGCCAGCTCCACATGCGGTCCTTCCAGGACGGCGACACCATCGACATCGAGCCGTGGCGCGCCTCCGCCTTCCCCGTGGTGAAGGACCTCGTCGTCGACCGCACCGCCTTCGACCGGATCATCCAGGCCGGCGGCTACATCAGCGCGCCGACCGGGGCCGCCCCGGAGGCACACGCGACGCCCGTGCCCAAGCCCGACGCGGACTTCGCGTTCGAGCACGCCGAGTGCATCGGCTGCGGCGCGTGCGTGGCGGCCTGCCCGAACGGCTCCGCGATGCTGTTCACCTCGGCGAAGGTCAACCACCTCAACGTCCTGCCGCAGGGCGCGCCCGAGCGCGAGACCCGCGTCCTCGACATGGTCGGGCAGATGGACGCCGAGGGCTTCGGCGGCTGCACGCTGACCGGCGAGTGCGCGACGGCGTGCCCGAAGGGGATCCCGCTGCCGTCGATCGCCGCCATGAACAAGGAGTGGCTGCGGGCGACCCGCAAGGTCAGCCGCTGA
- a CDS encoding ATP-binding cassette domain-containing protein — protein MHEPDHDPFVRVRGAREHNLRGVDVDIPRDVLAVFTGVSGSGKSSLAFGTIYAEAQRRYFESVAPYARRLIHQVGAPKVGEITGLPPAVSLQQRRSSPTSRSSVGTVTTLSNSLRMLFSRAGDYPPGAERLDSDAFSPNTAAGACPQCHGLGVVHRTTEALLVPDATLSIRDGAIAAWPGAWQGKNLRDVLDALGYDVDRPWSELPQDERDWILFTDDQPVVTVHPVRDAGRIQRPYQGTYMSANRYVLKTFADSKSQTLRTKAERFLDSAPCPVCGGARLRAESLAVTFGGRTIADLAHLPLADLAKIFDAPGDASETARVLTGDLLARIATVTELGLGYLSLDRATPTLSAGELQRLRLATQLRSGLFGVVYVLDEPSAGLHPADTESLLTVLDRLKAAGNSVFVVEHHMDVVRKADWLVDVGPLAGEHGGRVLHSGPVADLASVADSATARFLFGRERTPVRTVREPRGWLKVGPVTRHNLRDVSVDVPLSTFTAVTGVSGSGKSTLIGSITEELEGVGRLVVVDQKPIGRTPRSNLATYTGLFDVVRKVFAATDAAKARKYGVGRFSFNVAGGRCETCQGEGFVSVELLFLPSTYAPCPDCGGARYNPPTLEVAYRGRNIAEVLDMTVEGAAAFFEEAGDDAPAVVRSLRTLLDVGLGYLRLGQPATELSGGEAQRIKLAGELQRVRRGHTLYLFDEPTAGLHPADTQVLMRQLHGLVDAGNSVVVVEHDMTVVGGADWVIDMGPGGGDEGGHVVAQGPPAEVARAGDSRTAPYLARALARRDSASVSG, from the coding sequence ATGCACGAACCCGACCACGATCCGTTCGTCCGCGTGCGAGGCGCCCGTGAGCACAATCTGCGGGGCGTCGACGTCGACATCCCGCGCGACGTGCTCGCCGTCTTCACAGGGGTCTCCGGCTCCGGGAAGTCCTCTCTCGCCTTCGGCACGATCTACGCCGAGGCGCAGCGCCGCTACTTCGAGTCCGTGGCCCCCTACGCGCGCCGTCTCATCCACCAGGTGGGCGCCCCCAAGGTCGGCGAGATCACCGGGCTTCCGCCGGCCGTCTCCCTCCAGCAGCGCCGCTCCTCCCCCACCTCCCGCTCCTCCGTCGGCACGGTGACGACGCTCTCGAACTCGCTGCGCATGCTGTTCTCCCGGGCGGGCGACTACCCGCCCGGCGCGGAGCGGCTCGACTCGGACGCCTTCTCGCCGAACACGGCGGCCGGGGCGTGCCCCCAGTGTCACGGGCTCGGGGTGGTGCACCGCACGACGGAGGCGCTGCTGGTGCCCGACGCGACCCTCTCCATCCGCGACGGCGCCATCGCCGCGTGGCCGGGCGCCTGGCAGGGCAAGAACCTGCGCGACGTCCTGGACGCCCTCGGGTACGACGTCGACCGGCCCTGGAGTGAACTGCCGCAGGACGAACGGGACTGGATCCTGTTCACGGACGACCAGCCGGTCGTCACCGTGCACCCGGTGCGGGACGCGGGCCGGATCCAACGCCCGTACCAGGGCACGTACATGAGCGCGAACCGCTACGTCCTCAAGACGTTCGCGGACTCCAAGAGCCAGACGCTGCGCACGAAGGCCGAGCGGTTCCTCGACAGCGCGCCGTGTCCGGTGTGCGGCGGGGCGCGGCTGCGGGCCGAGTCGCTCGCGGTGACGTTCGGCGGCCGCACCATCGCGGATCTCGCGCATCTGCCGCTCGCGGACCTTGCGAAGATCTTCGACGCCCCCGGCGACGCCTCGGAGACCGCGCGGGTCCTCACCGGCGATCTCCTGGCCCGCATCGCCACCGTCACCGAGCTCGGCCTCGGCTACCTCAGCCTGGACCGCGCCACACCCACGCTCTCGGCCGGTGAGCTCCAACGCCTGCGTCTGGCCACGCAGTTGCGCTCCGGTCTCTTCGGCGTGGTCTACGTGCTCGACGAGCCGTCGGCGGGGCTGCACCCGGCCGACACCGAGTCGCTCCTCACGGTCCTCGACCGGCTCAAGGCGGCCGGCAACTCGGTGTTCGTCGTCGAGCACCACATGGATGTCGTCCGCAAGGCCGACTGGCTCGTCGACGTCGGCCCGCTCGCGGGCGAGCACGGCGGCCGTGTCCTGCACAGCGGTCCCGTAGCGGATCTGGCGTCCGTCGCGGACTCGGCGACGGCCCGATTCCTCTTCGGCCGCGAGAGGACGCCCGTGCGCACGGTGCGGGAGCCGCGCGGGTGGCTGAAGGTCGGCCCGGTGACCCGGCACAATCTGCGAGACGTGTCGGTGGACGTACCGCTCTCCACGTTCACGGCCGTCACCGGCGTCTCCGGGTCCGGGAAGTCCACGCTCATCGGCTCGATCACGGAGGAACTGGAGGGCGTGGGCCGCCTCGTCGTCGTCGACCAGAAGCCGATCGGGCGCACGCCGCGCTCCAACCTGGCCACGTACACGGGCCTGTTCGACGTCGTACGGAAGGTGTTCGCGGCCACCGACGCGGCGAAGGCCCGCAAGTACGGCGTGGGGCGGTTCTCGTTCAACGTGGCCGGGGGCCGCTGCGAGACCTGCCAGGGCGAGGGCTTCGTCAGCGTCGAGCTCCTCTTCCTGCCCAGCACCTACGCGCCCTGCCCGGACTGCGGCGGCGCGCGCTACAACCCTCCGACCCTGGAAGTCGCCTACCGGGGAAGGAACATCGCGGAGGTTCTCGACATGACCGTGGAGGGCGCCGCCGCGTTCTTCGAGGAGGCGGGCGACGACGCCCCGGCCGTCGTCCGCAGTCTGCGCACGCTCCTCGACGTGGGCCTCGGCTATCTGCGGCTCGGGCAGCCCGCCACCGAACTGTCCGGCGGCGAGGCCCAACGCATCAAGCTGGCCGGGGAGTTGCAGCGGGTGCGGCGCGGCCACACCCTCTATCTCTTCGACGAGCCGACGGCGGGGCTGCACCCCGCCGACACCCAGGTCCTGATGCGGCAGTTGCACGGCCTCGTCGACGCGGGCAACTCCGTGGTCGTCGTCGAGCACGACATGACGGTCGTGGGCGGCGCCGACTGGGTCATCGACATGGGGCCCGGCGGGGGCGACGAGGGCGGACACGTCGTCGCCCAGGGCCCGCCCGCGGAGGTGGCGCGGGCCGGGGACAGCCGCACCGCCCCCTATCTGGCCCGCGCCCTCGCCCGCCGGGACTCCGCTTCCGTCAGCGGCTGA